The proteins below come from a single Rhodanobacter sp. LX-99 genomic window:
- a CDS encoding TonB-dependent receptor → MKTPMQLRKKLLASLISTAVIAVAGAPMVSWAQSANANLRGKAPASATVTARNVATGTIRRATAGADGGYTLVGLPPGTYRVDAGPGTERTVTLTVASTATLDLQPATAAPSEQAATTLSGVTVSAATLTEVKTSEVGSTISLHQINTIPQVSRNFLEFADTVPGMVFSLDEKGHTSLRGGAQNNSSVNVYIDGVGQKSYVKEGGVSGQFSSQGNPFPQLAIGEYKVITSNYKAEYDQISSAAITADTKSGTNEFHGEVFGTYTNDSLRARTPSENDAGKKTKSHEKEYGFAIGGPIIQDKMHFFFTYEAKKFDTPITVTPGVTDTAGFLPASASAQLGPADLPFKEDLYFGKIDWEPTDRDRFELSGQLRKEDQYDNIGGATATSAGIDTINRDTRIAARWQHSGDSYFNELLFTHENAYNNPTPLQFADGAVYTWAPQQDATILITGSANALATQKKGQKGPAIQDDLTFNDFEWHGDHVIKMGVKYKKVDLNAQDAGNSNPQFTYNVDPTGTAATPYKVFFPNPVAGLSPVARSSDKQFGTYIQDDWAVNDKLTLNLGVRWDYEKNPSYLDYVTPANVIAALNSPNPDPSAPPGQTYAQALALGGVDVNDYISNGHNRKAYKGEIQPRLGFSYDLNADEQHVIFGGAGRAYDRDLYDYLQVEQTKASLPQLTVYFQDPATGLCHNNSSPCFAWDPKYQNNLAALQALVASSNTGQEVDAINNHLKAPYSDQFSLGMRNKIGDWNTSVAVARVLSHDGFVFTLGNRYPDGSFFKNGSQPWGNGVPGFGGLIIGNNGIETRTTQLLLSADKPYTRESGWGTTFAYTYTRATQNRDINEHYSFDEATIHQYPFIDSNAAARHRFVATGVIDIPWGITLSAKLTLATPIPFNGIACYGATFPNGSGCTPAAATPGGNGKFLVGGKVFGYRDVDFQATKDFDFGHGIKLYGRFDLLNAFNFRNYKDILVNWGSNGVPNDNPAMYNPTGNITFVPRTIKFTVGMRF, encoded by the coding sequence ATGAAAACACCAATGCAACTCAGAAAGAAGCTGCTCGCCAGTCTCATCAGTACCGCGGTGATCGCGGTGGCCGGCGCCCCGATGGTCTCGTGGGCGCAGTCCGCCAACGCGAATCTGCGCGGCAAGGCTCCGGCCAGCGCCACGGTCACCGCGCGCAACGTTGCCACCGGCACCATCCGGCGGGCCACGGCGGGCGCGGATGGCGGCTATACCCTGGTCGGCCTGCCGCCGGGCACTTACCGGGTCGACGCCGGACCAGGCACCGAACGCACGGTCACGCTGACGGTCGCCTCGACCGCGACGCTCGATCTGCAGCCTGCAACAGCGGCGCCGTCGGAACAGGCCGCGACCACGCTTTCCGGCGTTACCGTCAGCGCAGCCACGTTGACGGAAGTAAAGACGTCCGAAGTCGGTTCGACGATCTCGCTGCACCAGATCAACACGATCCCGCAGGTCTCGCGCAACTTCCTGGAGTTCGCCGACACCGTGCCGGGCATGGTGTTCAGCCTCGACGAGAAGGGCCATACCTCGCTGCGCGGCGGTGCGCAGAACAACAGCTCGGTCAACGTCTACATCGACGGCGTCGGCCAGAAGAGCTACGTCAAGGAAGGCGGCGTCAGCGGCCAGTTCTCCAGCCAGGGCAACCCGTTCCCGCAGCTGGCGATCGGCGAGTACAAGGTGATCACGTCGAACTACAAGGCCGAGTACGACCAGATCTCCAGCGCTGCGATCACCGCCGACACCAAGTCCGGCACCAACGAGTTCCACGGCGAAGTGTTCGGCACCTACACCAACGACTCGCTGCGCGCGCGCACGCCTTCGGAGAATGATGCGGGCAAGAAGACCAAGTCGCACGAGAAGGAGTACGGCTTCGCGATCGGTGGACCGATCATCCAGGACAAGATGCATTTCTTCTTCACCTACGAGGCGAAGAAGTTCGACACGCCGATCACGGTGACACCGGGTGTCACCGATACCGCCGGATTCCTGCCGGCCAGCGCCTCCGCGCAACTGGGTCCTGCCGACCTGCCGTTCAAGGAAGATCTCTACTTCGGCAAGATCGACTGGGAGCCGACCGACCGCGACCGCTTCGAGTTGAGTGGTCAACTGCGCAAGGAGGACCAGTACGACAACATCGGCGGCGCCACCGCCACCTCCGCCGGCATCGACACGATCAACCGTGACACACGCATCGCGGCACGCTGGCAGCACAGCGGCGACTCGTACTTCAACGAATTGCTGTTCACCCATGAGAACGCGTACAACAACCCGACGCCGCTGCAATTCGCCGACGGCGCGGTCTACACCTGGGCGCCGCAGCAGGACGCGACCATCCTGATCACCGGCTCGGCGAATGCACTGGCGACGCAGAAGAAGGGCCAGAAGGGTCCCGCGATCCAGGATGACCTGACCTTCAACGACTTCGAATGGCACGGCGACCACGTCATCAAGATGGGCGTGAAGTACAAGAAGGTGGACCTGAACGCGCAGGACGCCGGCAACAGCAACCCGCAGTTCACCTACAACGTCGACCCGACCGGCACCGCAGCGACGCCGTACAAGGTGTTCTTCCCGAACCCGGTGGCAGGCCTGAGCCCGGTGGCCAGGTCGAGCGACAAGCAGTTCGGCACCTACATCCAGGACGACTGGGCGGTCAACGACAAGCTCACGCTGAACCTCGGCGTGCGCTGGGACTACGAGAAAAACCCGTCCTATCTCGACTACGTCACGCCAGCCAACGTGATCGCCGCGCTCAACAGCCCGAACCCCGACCCGAGCGCACCGCCCGGGCAGACATACGCCCAGGCTCTCGCGCTGGGTGGCGTGGACGTCAACGACTACATCAGCAACGGTCACAACCGCAAGGCATACAAGGGTGAGATCCAGCCGCGACTGGGCTTCTCCTACGACCTCAACGCCGACGAGCAGCACGTGATCTTCGGCGGCGCCGGCCGCGCCTACGATCGCGACCTGTACGACTACCTGCAGGTGGAGCAGACCAAGGCCTCGCTGCCGCAGCTCACCGTGTATTTCCAGGATCCCGCCACCGGGCTTTGCCACAACAACAGCTCACCCTGCTTCGCCTGGGATCCGAAGTACCAGAACAACCTCGCCGCACTGCAGGCGCTGGTCGCCTCCAGCAACACCGGCCAGGAGGTGGACGCGATCAACAACCACCTGAAGGCGCCGTATTCCGACCAGTTCAGTCTGGGCATGCGCAACAAGATCGGCGACTGGAACACGAGCGTCGCGGTCGCGCGCGTCCTCAGCCACGACGGCTTCGTGTTCACCCTGGGCAACCGCTACCCGGACGGTTCGTTCTTCAAGAACGGCAGCCAGCCCTGGGGCAACGGCGTGCCCGGCTTCGGCGGCTTGATCATCGGCAACAACGGCATCGAGACACGCACCACCCAACTGCTGCTGTCGGCCGACAAGCCTTATACGAGGGAATCCGGCTGGGGCACCACGTTCGCCTATACCTATACCCGGGCGACGCAGAACCGCGACATCAACGAGCACTACTCGTTCGACGAGGCGACGATCCACCAGTATCCGTTCATCGACTCCAACGCCGCCGCCAGGCACCGCTTCGTCGCCACCGGCGTGATCGATATCCCGTGGGGTATCACGCTGTCGGCCAAGCTGACCCTCGCCACGCCGATCCCGTTCAACGGGATTGCCTGCTACGGCGCGACCTTTCCAAACGGCAGCGGTTGCACCCCGGCGGCGGCCACACCGGGTGGCAACGGCAAGTTCCTCGTCGGCGGCAAGGTGTTCGGTTATCGCGACGTCGACTTCCAGGCAACCAAGGACTTCGACTTCGGCCACGGCATCAAGCTCTATGGCCGCTTCGATCTGCTCAACGCCTTCAACTTCAGGAACTACAAGGACATCCTGGTCAACTGGGGTTCCAACGGCGTGCCGAACGACAACCCCGCGATGTACAACCCGACTGGCAACATCACCTTCGTGCCACGCACGATCAAGTTCACCGTGGGCATGAGGTTCTGA
- a CDS encoding SPFH domain-containing protein encodes MILLSTLLLLSVLIISAVRRVPAGQVYSLYRRGKLVRVLQSGTHLVLPLLDRVAHKINLAGQTLRFEEPLAEAHDVRGTVYWQVLEPERADAVFEQVDQLIRRGAQEALRNEPAADRADRRDLGVRVKQALNSALRERGMMVTRVDLDVA; translated from the coding sequence ATGATCCTGCTGTCGACCCTGCTGCTCCTGTCCGTGCTGATCATCAGCGCGGTCAGGCGCGTGCCGGCCGGGCAGGTTTACAGCCTGTACCGCCGCGGCAAGCTGGTGCGCGTGCTGCAGTCGGGTACGCATCTGGTGCTGCCGCTGCTTGACCGGGTTGCACACAAGATCAACCTGGCCGGCCAGACCCTGCGTTTCGAGGAGCCGCTGGCCGAAGCGCACGACGTGCGCGGCACGGTGTACTGGCAGGTGCTGGAGCCGGAGCGGGCCGATGCGGTATTCGAGCAGGTCGATCAGCTGATCCGCCGCGGCGCCCAGGAAGCCTTGCGCAACGAGCCGGCGGCCGATCGCGCCGATCGCCGCGATCTCGGCGTGCGGGTGAAGCAGGCTTTGAACAGCGCGCTGCGCGAGCGCGGCATGATGGTGACCCGAGTCGACCTCGACGTCGCCTGA
- the rsmG gene encoding 16S rRNA (guanine(527)-N(7))-methyltransferase RsmG → MTTRDALQARLEQGIATLGLQLPADAVPRLLDYQALLQRWNATYNLTAVRDPAEMVTRHLLDSLAILPYVQGRTLADLGTGPGLPGIVLAIAAPGREILLVDSNGKKVRFLREAIRALKLDGVRALQSRVEDVEGQYDCVTARAFASLADMLGWGGHLLAPDGIWLAMKGKRPDDELPGIPAGFELRGTHELAVPGLPAERHLLVLGRA, encoded by the coding sequence ATGACCACGCGCGACGCCCTGCAGGCACGACTCGAACAAGGCATCGCCACGCTGGGGCTGCAACTGCCGGCCGACGCGGTGCCGCGGCTGCTCGACTACCAGGCCCTGCTGCAGCGCTGGAACGCGACCTACAACCTCACGGCGGTGCGCGATCCGGCGGAAATGGTCACCCGCCACCTGCTCGATTCGCTGGCGATCCTGCCGTACGTGCAGGGCCGGACCCTGGCCGACCTGGGCACCGGTCCCGGCCTGCCCGGCATCGTGCTGGCGATCGCCGCGCCGGGGCGGGAGATCCTGCTGGTCGATTCCAATGGCAAGAAGGTGCGCTTCCTGCGCGAGGCGATCCGCGCGCTGAAACTCGACGGCGTGCGCGCGCTGCAGTCGCGAGTGGAAGACGTCGAGGGCCAGTACGACTGCGTCACCGCGCGCGCGTTCGCCAGCCTCGCCGACATGCTCGGCTGGGGCGGCCACCTGCTGGCGCCGGACGGGATATGGCTGGCGATGAAGGGCAAGCGGCCGGACGACGAGTTGCCGGGCATTCCGGCCGGTTTCGAGCTGCGCGGCACGCACGAACTGGCGGTGCCGGGGCTGCCGGCGGAGCGGCATTTGCTGGTGCTGGGGCGCGCTTGA
- a CDS encoding LacI family DNA-binding transcriptional regulator — protein sequence MATVTIKDVAREAGVSVASVSRALNGGSGVTAATSQRIRDVATRLSYVPHAGARSLITRRTHTIGALLPDLHGEFFSELIRGIDLAARARGLHLLVSSSHDGAEDAAAALRAMQGRVDGMLILSGHVDAAFLRANLPASVPAVLLNSAVKSKSYAVLNIDNYGGAYAMVRHLLEAGHSNVTFIAGPAGNFDAQQRELGYRAAMAKYAPHAPLDVVAGDFNEESGYRAGQQLLARKPRPNAVFAANDMMAVGCLYAFKEAGVDVPREIALAGFDDIPIARYVMPPLSTVRVRIVDLGRSALEQLAAMLEEPRPDAASAHTLDCEIVTRETCGAAQQPTAAKGKVFDSGNRSSGMGGKA from the coding sequence ATGGCAACAGTGACGATCAAAGACGTGGCGCGTGAGGCCGGGGTTTCCGTGGCCTCGGTGTCGCGTGCGCTGAATGGAGGCAGCGGCGTCACCGCGGCCACCAGCCAACGCATCCGTGACGTCGCCACGCGCCTGAGCTACGTGCCGCACGCCGGCGCGCGCAGCCTGATCACCCGGCGCACGCACACGATCGGCGCGCTGCTGCCGGACCTGCACGGCGAGTTCTTTTCCGAACTGATCCGCGGCATCGACCTGGCCGCGCGTGCGCGCGGCCTGCACCTGCTGGTCTCCAGCTCGCACGACGGCGCCGAGGATGCCGCCGCTGCGCTGCGCGCGATGCAGGGCCGCGTCGACGGCATGCTGATCCTGTCCGGGCACGTCGATGCCGCGTTCCTGCGCGCCAACCTTCCCGCCAGCGTGCCGGCCGTGCTGCTCAACAGCGCGGTGAAGAGCAAGTCGTACGCGGTGCTCAACATCGACAACTACGGCGGCGCCTACGCGATGGTGCGGCATCTGCTGGAGGCGGGCCACTCCAACGTGACCTTCATCGCCGGCCCCGCCGGCAACTTCGACGCGCAGCAGCGCGAGCTCGGTTACCGCGCGGCGATGGCGAAGTACGCCCCGCACGCACCGCTGGACGTGGTGGCGGGCGATTTCAACGAGGAGTCCGGCTATCGCGCCGGGCAGCAGCTGCTCGCACGCAAGCCGCGGCCCAACGCCGTGTTCGCCGCCAACGACATGATGGCCGTGGGCTGCCTGTACGCCTTCAAGGAAGCCGGCGTGGACGTGCCGCGCGAGATCGCGCTGGCCGGCTTCGACGACATTCCGATCGCGCGCTACGTCATGCCGCCGCTCAGCACGGTGCGCGTGCGCATCGTCGATCTGGGCCGCAGCGCGCTCGAACAGCTGGCGGCGATGCTGGAGGAACCCCGCCCGGACGCGGCATCCGCACATACGCTCGACTGCGAGATCGTCACCCGCGAGACCTGCGGCGCGGCGCAGCAGCCTACGGCAGCAAAAGGCAAGGTTTTCGATTCGGGGAATCGGTCATCCGGTATGGGAGGGAAAGCATGA